In Clupea harengus chromosome 1, Ch_v2.0.2, whole genome shotgun sequence, one DNA window encodes the following:
- the has2 gene encoding hyaluronan synthase 2, with protein sequence MGCDNVITYLRVFGTTLFGVSLLVGISTAYIMGYQFFTTAGNYLSFGLYGAILVIHLIIQSLFALLERRNMRRSLETPIKLNKSLSLCIAAYQEDPAYLRKCLMSIKRLTYPGIKVIMVIDGNKEDDLYMMEIFRDIMGHDKVSTYVWKSNFHSRGPEETDESYAESLRHITQLVLTSKCMCIMQKWGGKREVMYTPFKALGRSVDYVQVCDSDTMLDPASSVEMVKVLEEDPMVGGVGGDVQILNKYESWISFLSSVRYWMAFNIERACQSYFGCVQCISGPLGMYRNSLLQVFLEDWYNQTFMGSHCSFGDDRHLTNRVLSLGYATKYTARAKCLTETPITYLRWLNQQTRWSKSYFREWLYNSMWFHKHHLWMTYEAVITGFFPFFLIATAIQLFYQGRLWNILLFLLIVQAVALIKASFASCLRGNIVMVFMSFYSVLYMSSLLPAKMFAIATINKSGWGTSGRKTIVVNFIGLVPISVWFTILFFGIIYTVIQETKKPFPESEKIILIIGAIVYASYWVVLLTLYVVLIAKCGKRKSEQQYDMVLDV encoded by the exons aTGGGATGTGACAACGTCATTACCTACCTAAGGGTTTTTGGGACAACACTGTTTGGAGTCTCACTACTCGTGGGAATCTCTACTGCCTACATCATGGGCTATCAGTTTTTCACCACTGCTGGCAACTATTTGTCATTTGGTCTTTACGGGGCCATACTAGTCATTCACCTCATCATCCAGAGTCTGTTTGCTCTGCTAGAACGCAGGAACATGCGGCGCTCGCTGGAGACGCCCATCAAACTCAACAAGTCCCTGTCCCTCTGCATAGCCGCCTACCAAGAGGACCCGGCCTACTTGAGGAAGTGCCTGATGTCAATCAAGCGCCTCACCTACCCTGGCATCAAGGTGATCATGGTCATCGACGGGAACAAAGAGGACGACCTATACATGATGGAGATCTTTCGGGACATCATGGGCCACGACAAAGTGTCCACGTACGTCTGGAAGAGCAACTTCCACTCGCGGGGGCCCGAGGAGACGGACGAGTCCTACGCCGAGAGCCTGAGGCACATCACTCAACTGGTGCTCACCAGCAAGTGTATGTGCATCATGCAGAAGTGGGGCGGAAAGAGGGAGGTCATGTACACCCCCTTCAAAGCCCTAGGGAGGAGTGTGGACTATGTGCAG GTGTGTGACTCTGACACCATGCTGGACCCTGCCTCATCAGTGGAGATGGTGAAAGTACTGGAGGAAGACCCCATGGTGGGTGGAGTCGGAGGTGATGTCCAG ATTCTCAACAAATATGAGTCTTGGATCTCCTTCCTGAGCAGTGTCCGGTACTGGATGGCCTTCAACATTGAGCGAGCGTGCCAGTCCTACTTTGGCTGTGTGCAGTGCATCAGCGGGCCCCTCGGAATGTACCGGAATTCTTTACTGCAGGTGTTCCTCGAGGACTGGTACAACCAGACCTTCATGGGTAGCCACTGCAGCTTCGGCGACGACCGGCACCTCACAAACAGGGTGCTGAGCCTCGGCTATGCCACTAAATACACGGCGCGCGCCAAGTGCCTGACTGAGACGCCAATCACCTACCTGCGCTGGCTCAACCAGCAGACTCGATGGAGCAAGTCCTACTTCCGCGAGTGGCTCTACAATTCCATGTGGTTCCACAAGCACCACCTGTGGATGACCTACGAGGCGGTGATCACCGGCTTCTTCCCCTTCTTCCTGATTGCCACCGCCATCCAGCTCTTCTACCAGGGCCGGCTTTGGAACATTCTCCTTTTCTTGCTGATCGTCCAGGCAGTGGCCCTCATCAAGGCATCCTTCGCCAGCTGCCTCCGCGGCAACATCGTCATGGTCTTCATGTCCTTCTACTCAGTCCTGTACATGTCCAGCCTGCTGCCCGCTAAGATGTTTGCCATAGCGACCATCAATAAGTCTGGCTGGGGCACGTCGGGGAGGAAGACCATCGTGGTGAACTTCATTGGGCTGGTGCCCATTTCTGTGTGGTTCACCATCCTGTTCTTTGGCATTATATACACCGTCATCCAAGAAACCAAGAAGCCCTTCCCAGAGTCGGAGAAGATCATCTTAATAATCGGCGCAATAGTGTACGCCAGTTATTGGGTGGTGCTTTTGACGTTATACGTGGTCCTGATTGCGAAATGTGGCAAGAGGAAGAGCGAGCAGCAGTACGACATGGTGCTGGACGTGTGA